In 'Nostoc azollae' 0708, the following are encoded in one genomic region:
- a CDS encoding PfaD family polyunsaturated fatty acid/polyketide biosynthesis protein, producing the protein MFNTENLVNNGFKFSPTFYNRTQHWYGDLNSVAFDSYTIKSKLRHLEKHCYIVRKGNLIGITNEGNLPYISNGKTDQLELLISVPPISLQQLGDHNLLTFYGVKYPYMTGAMAQGIASEEMVIALGKASILGSFGAGGLSPSRIETAIKKIQQALQQKPYAFNLLHSPSEPAIERCSIDLYLKYQVRIIEASAFLDLTDNIVYYRAAGLSLNYANQIDITNKVIAKVSRREVATKFLQPAPTKILKQLVQQGLISELQATLAETVPMADDITVEADSGGHTDNRPLVCLLPSILELRDEIQNKYRYETPVRIGVAGGISTPQSALAAFMMGAAYVVTGSINQSCIEAGTSQYTKELLGQAEMADVMMAPAADMFEMGVKLQVLKRGTLFPLRAQKLYELYKNYNSIEEISAAEREKLEGQILRKTVPEVWQETVNYLSQRNPEKLSKAASDPKLKMALIFRWYLGLSSRWSNTGEKGREIDYQIWCGPAMGSFNNWVKNSYLSQPKNRHVVEIADQIMTGTAYLHRIQTLKIQGLQIPNQYSQYHPSSL; encoded by the coding sequence GTGTTCAACACCGAGAATTTAGTAAATAATGGTTTCAAATTTTCTCCGACATTCTATAATAGAACACAACATTGGTACGGCGATTTAAACAGTGTTGCTTTTGATTCATATACAATTAAATCAAAACTAAGGCATTTAGAAAAACACTGTTATATAGTAAGAAAAGGAAATTTAATTGGTATTACTAATGAAGGTAACTTACCTTATATAAGTAATGGTAAAACAGACCAATTAGAACTCCTCATATCTGTTCCACCTATATCGCTTCAACAGTTAGGTGATCACAATCTTTTAACATTTTACGGTGTTAAATATCCATATATGACTGGTGCAATGGCTCAGGGAATTGCTTCTGAGGAAATGGTTATTGCACTAGGAAAAGCAAGTATTTTAGGTTCTTTTGGTGCCGGAGGTTTATCTCCTTCCCGTATCGAAACAGCCATCAAAAAAATTCAACAAGCTTTGCAACAAAAACCCTATGCTTTTAATTTACTCCACAGTCCTAGTGAACCGGCAATTGAACGATGTAGCATTGATTTATATCTCAAATATCAAGTCAGAATTATTGAAGCCTCTGCTTTCTTGGATTTAACTGACAACATTGTTTACTATCGAGCCGCCGGACTCAGTTTGAATTACGCCAATCAAATTGACATCACGAATAAAGTCATCGCCAAAGTTTCTCGCCGTGAAGTTGCAACTAAATTTCTCCAACCTGCACCTACAAAAATTCTCAAACAATTAGTTCAACAAGGTTTAATTAGTGAATTACAAGCCACTCTTGCAGAAACAGTTCCTATGGCTGATGATATCACTGTAGAAGCAGATTCTGGAGGTCACACAGATAATCGTCCTCTTGTTTGTTTATTACCTTCCATATTAGAATTACGAGATGAAATTCAAAATAAATATAGGTATGAAACCCCTGTCAGAATTGGTGTAGCTGGTGGGATATCTACACCCCAATCAGCCTTAGCTGCTTTTATGATGGGTGCTGCTTATGTAGTCACTGGCTCAATTAATCAGTCCTGTATTGAAGCCGGAACTTCTCAATATACCAAGGAATTATTAGGACAAGCTGAAATGGCTGATGTGATGATGGCTCCCGCAGCCGATATGTTTGAAATGGGTGTGAAATTGCAAGTTCTTAAACGTGGAACACTCTTCCCTCTCCGCGCTCAAAAACTATACGAATTATACAAAAACTACAACTCAATTGAAGAAATTTCTGCCGCAGAACGAGAGAAACTAGAAGGACAAATCTTGAGAAAAACTGTACCTGAAGTTTGGCAAGAAACAGTGAATTATTTATCCCAACGTAACCCCGAAAAATTAAGTAAAGCAGCAAGTGATCCCAAACTAAAAATGGCTTTAATTTTTCGTTGGTATCTGGGATTATCCTCTCGTTGGTCTAACACTGGTGAAAAAGGTAGAGAAATTGATTATCAAATTTGGTGTGGGCCTGCAATGGGTAGCTTTAATAATTGGGTAAAAAATTCATATTTGTCACAACCCAAAAATCGTCATGTTGTAGAAATTGCTGATCAGATTATGACAGGTACAGCATATTTACACAGAATTCAAACTTTAAAAATTCAGGGGTTACAGATTCCTAATCAGTACAGTCAATATCATCCCTCATCATTGTAA
- a CDS encoding phthiocerol/phthiodiolone dimycocerosyl transferase family protein, whose protein sequence is MPDNRKLSSLEGAMEILNRRAKTWNIVTISRIKGNLQEAVLRQALHIIQYRHPRLNSCIIHFRNNFYFQTAGTNRIALKIVHDLPEKQWTQIVNQEMNQEIDSSKCLLRVVLVHILHESNLNYLITTIHHAISDGLSSIQLQSEILNYCQQISSGETVKPVTTLEPLPPIEKLLPKNTQGWIGKISNIIFLLKMGILKLYHQPKTLGFGKYTPIHKRQSELIHRQLDAELTQMFIQRCKEEETTIHSALCAVLMLTVTKEILQFQQKNMRVNCLSYLDLRKRVQPPISEENLAILATSLMGFYTIKTHTSFWELAREVKQNLEVNIKHGDIFNMILVAKHLINICLLFPQQVAATVSVSNLGRVNIPNAYGELELEEISFAGSHALYAGMFILHAATFREKMLLNFVFSQPGISRQAMEYLVDQTIDNILDISSDSLQLTGIYNNLV, encoded by the coding sequence ATGCCAGACAACAGAAAATTAAGCAGTCTAGAAGGAGCAATGGAAATCCTTAATAGACGAGCTAAAACCTGGAATATAGTTACTATTAGTCGCATTAAAGGCAACCTCCAAGAAGCTGTTCTTAGACAGGCCTTACACATTATTCAATATCGCCATCCTCGTCTAAATTCCTGCATTATTCATTTTAGAAACAATTTCTATTTTCAAACCGCAGGTACAAACAGAATTGCTTTAAAAATTGTTCATGATTTGCCTGAAAAACAATGGACACAAATTGTTAATCAAGAGATGAATCAAGAAATTGATAGCAGTAAATGCTTACTACGAGTAGTGCTTGTTCATATTCTACATGAATCAAATCTTAATTACTTAATTACAACAATTCACCATGCAATTTCTGATGGTTTATCAAGCATTCAGCTTCAGTCAGAAATCTTAAATTATTGTCAACAAATTTCTTCTGGTGAAACTGTTAAACCAGTCACTACTTTAGAACCATTACCACCTATTGAAAAACTACTACCCAAAAATACACAGGGTTGGATAGGAAAGATCAGTAATATTATATTTCTGCTAAAAATGGGTATTTTGAAACTTTATCACCAACCGAAAACATTAGGTTTTGGAAAATATACCCCCATTCACAAGCGACAAAGTGAACTTATTCATAGACAACTTGATGCTGAATTAACTCAGATGTTTATTCAGAGATGTAAAGAAGAAGAGACTACGATTCACAGTGCTTTATGCGCAGTTCTCATGTTGACAGTAACTAAAGAAATATTGCAGTTTCAACAAAAAAATATGCGAGTTAATTGTCTATCATATCTTGATTTACGCAAACGGGTTCAGCCTCCAATAAGTGAAGAGAACTTGGCTATTTTAGCTACGTCTTTAATGGGATTTTATACTATTAAAACCCATACATCATTCTGGGAGTTAGCGCGGGAAGTCAAACAAAACCTAGAGGTTAACATCAAGCATGGTGATATTTTTAATATGATATTAGTTGCCAAGCATTTGATTAATATTTGTTTGTTATTTCCCCAACAAGTAGCTGCTACAGTTTCAGTGTCTAATCTTGGCAGAGTAAACATTCCTAACGCGTATGGTGAATTAGAACTAGAGGAAATCAGTTTTGCGGGTTCTCATGCTTTGTATGCAGGTATGTTCATCCTTCATGCAGCAACTTTTCGAGAAAAAATGCTGTTAAATTTTGTCTTTTCTCAACCTGGAATTAGTAGGCAAGCTATGGAATATCTTGTAGATCAAACTATTGATAATATTTTGGATATCTCATCAGATTCTTTACAGTTGACAGGTATATATAACAATTTAGTTTGA
- a CDS encoding phosphopantetheine-binding protein: protein MSNDLNNLPGKQAYTSADIQAWLVASISSLLRVEPDEIDIKEPLDSYGLDSAQAMIIASQAEKFLGFKLSLIHLWYYPTIEELAQRLAEELENSESEILQI, encoded by the coding sequence ATGAGTAATGATCTGAATAATTTACCTGGAAAACAAGCTTACACCTCAGCAGATATTCAAGCTTGGTTAGTTGCTAGTATTTCTTCTTTACTGAGAGTTGAACCAGATGAAATAGATATTAAAGAACCATTAGATAGCTATGGTTTAGATTCAGCACAAGCTATGATTATCGCTAGTCAGGCTGAGAAATTTCTTGGATTTAAATTATCTCTAATTCATTTATGGTATTATCCTACTATTGAAGAATTAGCACAACGTTTAGCTGAAGAATTAGAAAATTCAGAATCAGAAATTTTGCAAATCTAA